The genomic DNA GGTCACGCCAACATTGTCGTCAGCAGCATTTATTTTAGTCACCAGCGATTGCAGGGTATCGTCTGTGGTCACCGCAATATCAAAGCTTTCACCATCAACGGCAAAGTTTAACGAGCCTTCATCTAAAGGCGCAGTTACATCAGTTACGGCTAAAGAGCCAACTTTTTGACTTTGGGCTAGTTGCTCAACGGCAACATTATAGCTGCCTGACACAGCATCATTACTCACAGAGGCACTTAAATAAGTACTTTGTGAAAGTTTCACGCTCTGACTGTCGAATGAATCTGTTTTGGACAGAAAACTTAAGCTATCTTGAAATTCCGACAACACGCTTTTTAATGAGCCCAAGGCTGATATTTCAGCAGTAATGGCACCCTCTGTGGAGTCAAATCGTGCCACCTTAGGAGCCTGCTCTGAGGTAACTAAAGCGGATACAATACCGTTAATGTCAAGACCCGATCCCAGTCCAACCGATGTTAACCCCATATTTACCTCAATTTATCTCATAAAAAGCGTAGTCAAATTTTCAAGTTAATTAGCGAATAAGCGAATTAGCTATCATTTAGGCTTGAGTTTTCAGCAACAAGCCCTTTACATCTTGCAATTTTTGCGCCAACTCCAAAGCTTCTTCGCTGGGAATTTGGCGTATAATGTCACCGGTGTCAATATCCATCACTTTAACAATCGCGGAGCCGGAATCTTCGTCAACCGAAAATGCGAGGCCTTTATTCATTAATGTCACCACCTCAGACAACTGCTCAACCACTTCAGCCAATACTTCAGCCTCGGATTGTTGGTCTTTATCCGCAACGGATTGTTCAGTTTCAATTACCGTTTCAGTTTCCGCCTTGGCCAGCGCCACTTTGTCGGCTTCTGCAACATAAGTGTTTTTTTCAACCGTTAACGGCGCAGCAACACTTGTATCAGAGGTATCAGATGTAGCATCTAATCCGGTTTCATGTCTATTGAGTGCAACTACAGGCCTATTTGTTGCAGAGGGGCTTACAGGTGAATGTGTAATACCCAGTAAATTATTATCCATAACATCCTCTCTCATCATTGTACTCCCTCTAACGTGTTTCACGTTGGGACTACTTGGTCAACAAAGCAACATTACCCCTTCACAAGAGTTACCACCCTATATAGCTCTATTAATTTATGTGCATATGTAATTTATATGCGTAAGTAACAAAAAGGAAGATCCAACAGTGTGAATCTTCCTTTTCCATTTGACGCTATGTTACTGATCCACTCAGTCAATTACTATCAAGCTGCTATTCACTCACTGAGTGATTAAAGTAGCGACAATGCCACTTGTGGTAACTGATTCGCCTGCGCAAGCATTGAAGATGAGGCTTGCGATAGAATTTGCTGCTTACTGAGTTCAGCACTTTCTGAGGCAAAGTCGACATCTTGAATACGGCTACGTGCGTCAGACACGTTATTTTGAATACTACTTAAGTTATTAAGAGTAAAGTCCATGCGGTTTTGCACAGCACCTAACTCGGCGCGCTGACTATCAATCCCAGCAATGGCGCCATCAATAATGTCAATGGCACTTTGCGCGCCGGATGCAGTACCAATATCAACCGTGCTAACACCCGCAAATACACCTGCCGCTTCACCGGTTATTTCAGCTGGACCAGCTGTACCTGTTAGCGTAAAGCTGTCAGCTGAACTTAATGTAATGGCACCTGCCGCGGTTGCTACAACACCGGCGGTGGTTACGTCAGTAGCTGCTGATGCTGTACCGTCTGCAGCAACGTTCTTTAACTCCAATGCACCTGATGTATTTGATGCCAGCGATGTAAAGTTAATATCGGCACCGGTAGAACTGGTGATAGTCAGGGTACCGTTATCCAAATTTGCAGTTACGCCAGTATCACCAGAGGTATCATTTATCGCGGTTGCAAGTGCTTCATTAGAGCTAATACCGGTTAAATCTAAAGAAGCTGTTTTCCCTGCACCACCATCAACATTCATGATTAACGAAGTATCAAATGAAGCAGTTAAATTAGCCTGAACATTGGTTTGAGCAGAAGCGGTTACGCCCGTTCCGGCTTGGTTGATTTTGGCAACCAGCTCAGTGGCAGTATCTTCATCTACTGACGTTATTTTCGTAGCGCTAGTACCTTGAGTAATAGTTAACTCTTCACCCGTTGAACCATTGGTGCCAGCCGCGGCGGCAACAAGCCCTCCACCAAATAGACTACCTTTTGCATCACTTTGATATGCCCCAATACTGGTGGCAGATACCGATTTTAGTGACACATTAATGGTTTGGTTGGCTTCAGAACCGACTTGAAATGCTTGCGTACCATAAGAGCCATCGAGTAAGTTTTGGCCACCAAATGAGGTAGTTTCAGCAATACGGGTTAACTCAGCTTGTAATGAATTCACTTCTTTTTGCATAGCTGCACGGTCATCAGATGAGTTTGAACCGTTGGCAGACTGCAAAGACAAGTCACGCATCCGCTGTAAAATGTTGGTTGACTCACCCATGGCACCTTCGGCGGTTTGTGCAATCGAAATACCATCGTTAGCGTTACGCATGGCCACACCAATACCATTAATTTGGCTGGTCATACGATTGGCAATTTGCATACCGGCAGCATCATCTTTGGCGCTGTTGATGCGTAGACCTGAAGCAAGGCGTTCCATCGATGTAGAAGTAGCACTTTGCGCTTGATTTAAATTGCCCTGGGCTTTCATTGAAGTGACGTTAGTATTTACTGAAATAGCCATGATTTAATTCCTCGTATTCCTGACTGTAGACATTGCCTGTCTGTATTAAGCCAGGCGGATCATATTGGTTACACTTATGCTAACGGCAATAAACGGAGGAACTTTAGTTTTTTTGACAACATTTTTATTTTACAGTAACAAAAAGAAAATAGGCCCCTTAACAAAGGGGCCTATTTAACTATAGAAAATACTATTTTACTCATTAACCACCGAGTAAAGATAACGCGACCTGTGGCAATTGATTGGCCTGCGCCAACATAGACGATGAGGCTTGCGATAGAATTTGCTGCTTACTGAGTTCAGCACTTTCTGAAGCAAAGTCAACATCTTGAATACGACTACGCGCATCGGTGACGTTATTTTGAATACTACTCAGATTGTTAATGGTAAAGTCCATTCGGTTTTGCACTGCACCTAAGCCAGCACGAGAACTGTCAATCCCGGCAATGGCGCCATCAATGATGTCAATGGCACTTTGCGCGCCGGATGCAGTACCTATATTAACTGTGCTAACACCCGCAAATACACCTGCCGCTTCACCGGTTATTTCAGCTGGACCCGCTGTACCTGTTAGCGTAAAGCTGTCAGCTGAACTTAATGTAATGGCACCTGCCGCGGTTGCTACAACACCGGCGGTGGTTACGTCAGTAGCTGCTGATGCTGTACCGTCTGCAGCAACGTTCTTTAACTCCAATGCACCTGTTGTATTTGATGCCAGCGATGTGAAGTTAATATCGGCACCGGTAGAACTGGTGATAGTCAGGGTACCGTTATCCAAATTTGCAGTTACGCCAGTATCACCAGAGGTATCATTTATCGCGGTTGCAAGGTCAGCGTTAGAGCTAATACCGGTTAAATTTAAAGACGCTGTTTTCCCGCTACCACCATCAACATTCATGATTAACGAAGTATCAAATGCAGCAGTTAAATTAGCTTGGACTGTCGTTTCAGCAGAAGCGGTTACGCCCGTTCCGGCTTGGTTAATTTTGGAGACCAACTCAGTGGCAGTATCTTCATCTACTGACACTATATTCGTAGTGCTAGTACCTTGAGTAATGGTTAACGTTTCACCCGTTGAACCATTTGTGCCAGCCGCGGCGGCAACAAGCCCTCCACCAAATAGACTACCTGCAGCGTTACTTTGATACGCCCCAATACTGGTGGCAGATACCGATTTCAGTGACACATCAATGGTTTGATTGGCATCAGAACCGACCTGAAATGACTGAGTACCATAAGAACCATCGAGTAAATTCTGGCCACCAAATGAGGTAGTTTCAGCAATACGGGTTAACTCAGCTTGTAATGAATTCACTTCTTTTTGCATAGCTGCACGGTCATCAGATGAGTTTGAACCGTTGGCAGATTGCAATGATAAGTCACGCATCCGTTGCAATATATTGGTCGACTCATTCATGGCGCCTTCAGCAGTTTGTGCAATCGAAATACCATCGTTGGCATTACGAATGGCGACGCCAATACCGTTAATCTGACTGGTCATACGATTGGCGATTTGCATACCAGCAGCATCATCTTTAGCGCTGTTGATGCGCAGACCTGACGCTAAACGCTCCATGGAGGTTGAAGTAGCGGTTTGCGCTTTATTTAAATTGCCCTGGGCTTTCATGGATGTAACGTTGGTATTAACTGAAATAGCCATAATATTGAATCCTCTTCTTAGTTGAACGCCAAGACTCGGAGCTTGGCTAAACGGTTAATCATGCAAACTGTTTAAGGTGTATGAACTTATCGATAGATACTGACTTAAGGCCAAGCAAAACTGACCAAGCATAAGAACCTATCTACATTATGTTTATATATAATCAAATAAACTGGTCGAGCTGATTTTACTGAACACACTCGATACGGCATTGAGCGCTAATTGTTGCTTTTCAAATTCGGTAATGGCCGAGGCAAGATCTAAATCTTCTAGTCTTGATAATGCCGAGGTGTTAATCAATTTTTCATCAGTATGATTGTCGCTATACTGTTGCAGCGCTTTAAGGCTGTTGCCCGTAACGCTGCGTTGCTGACTCATTTGATTGACGCCACTATCAATGTTATTCAATAGTTGTGCCAACTCTGATTTACCGGCAGGGGTTTGGGCGTCATCGCCGCTTTCAAATAATGCGATAGCCTTGCTGAAGGTCTCGAAAATACTGACTTGTGGCTGTTCTTTAATGCTGAAACTATCGTTTGCTTTAGGCTCGCCGTCTATTTTGACTGCCATGCCGTTAACGCTGACCGGCACAGATGCATCAAAAGCCGTTACCGTAGTAACCGGGGGGGCCGCGCTGTCGGTTACTGAAACATTAAGCCCGCCTGCACCGTCGTCGGCGAAGCTAAAGCTATAAGAACCAGTAGTATAGGTTGTCGAGTCAGTAACCTTGGCGCTAGTTACGACAAAATCACCTTGCTGGGTTGACGAATAATTGACGCCGTAATCGCCCATGGCATTGGCGGCGTTCATAAATGCCGCATCGCCTGACACATTGGTATTAACTTGCACCCCTGCGGCAATATTGCTTTTACGAGTACCTGAGTCACCGCTGTACACCACTTGATCGTTATTATCCAAAGCAAACGGCGTACTGTTGGTTTTATTACCGGCAAAGATATAATTACCTGATTCATCTTTGGTGTTGGCAATGGACATTAATTGCTCAAGACTTTGACGCATGTCATCGGCAATCACTTGCCGCTCGGCAGTCGTCATGCTGCCGTTGGCGCCGCGGAGCACTAACTCTTTCATGCTGCCAGCCAAGGTATCGGCTTGGCCTAACTGGCTTTCGGCTTGT from Shewanella psychromarinicola includes the following:
- a CDS encoding flagellin N-terminal helical domain-containing protein — encoded protein: MAISVNTNVTSMKAQGNLNKAQTATSTSMERLASGLRINSAKDDAAGMQIANRMTSQINGIGVAIRNANDGISIAQTAEGAMNESTNILQRMRDLSLQSANGSNSSDDRAAMQKEVNSLQAELTRIAETTSFGGQNLLDGSYGTQSFQVGSDANQTIDVSLKSVSATSIGAYQSNAAGSLFGGGLVAAAAGTNGSTGETLTITQGTSTTNIVSVDEDTATELVSKINQAGTGVTASAETTVQANLTAAFDTSLIMNVDGGSGKTASLNLTGISSNADLATAINDTSGDTGVTANLDNGTLTITSSTGADINFTSLASNTTGALELKNVAADGTASAATDVTTAGVVATAAGAITLSSADSFTLTGTAGPAEITGEAAGVFAGVSTVNIGTASGAQSAIDIIDGAIAGIDSSRAGLGAVQNRMDFTINNLSSIQNNVTDARSRIQDVDFASESAELSKQQILSQASSSMLAQANQLPQVALSLLGG
- a CDS encoding flagellar protein FlaG translates to MMREDVMDNNLLGITHSPVSPSATNRPVVALNRHETGLDATSDTSDTSVAAPLTVEKNTYVAEADKVALAKAETETVIETEQSVADKDQQSEAEVLAEVVEQLSEVVTLMNKGLAFSVDEDSGSAIVKVMDIDTGDIIRQIPSEEALELAQKLQDVKGLLLKTQA
- the flgL gene encoding flagellar hook-associated protein FlgL, whose protein sequence is MRISTGQMFQQNTNSILEKQSATNTIMAQISSGKRVNTAGDDPVAAIGIDNLKQKNALVDQFVKNIDYATSHIQQAESQLGQADTLAGSMKELVLRGANGSMTTAERQVIADDMRQSLEQLMSIANTKDESGNYIFAGNKTNSTPFALDNNDQVVYSGDSGTRKSNIAAGVQVNTNVSGDAAFMNAANAMGDYGVNYSSTQQGDFVVTSAKVTDSTTYTTGSYSFSFADDGAGGLNVSVTDSAAPPVTTVTAFDASVPVSVNGMAVKIDGEPKANDSFSIKEQPQVSIFETFSKAIALFESGDDAQTPAGKSELAQLLNNIDSGVNQMSQQRSVTGNSLKALQQYSDNHTDEKLINTSALSRLEDLDLASAITEFEKQQLALNAVSSVFSKISSTSLFDYI
- a CDS encoding flagellin N-terminal helical domain-containing protein is translated as MAISVNTNVTSMKAQGNLNQAQSATSTSMERLASGLRINSAKDDAAGMQIANRMTSQINGIGVAMRNANDGISIAQTAEGAMGESTNILQRMRDLSLQSANGSNSSDDRAAMQKEVNSLQAELTRIAETTSFGGQNLLDGSYGTQAFQVGSEANQTINVSLKSVSATSIGAYQSDAKGSLFGGGLVAAAAGTNGSTGEELTITQGTSATKITSVDEDTATELVAKINQAGTGVTASAQTNVQANLTASFDTSLIMNVDGGAGKTASLDLTGISSNEALATAINDTSGDTGVTANLDNGTLTITSSTGADINFTSLASNTSGALELKNVAADGTASAATDVTTAGVVATAAGAITLSSADSFTLTGTAGPAEITGEAAGVFAGVSTVDIGTASGAQSAIDIIDGAIAGIDSQRAELGAVQNRMDFTLNNLSSIQNNVSDARSRIQDVDFASESAELSKQQILSQASSSMLAQANQLPQVALSLL